From the Nocardiopsis changdeensis genome, one window contains:
- a CDS encoding helix-turn-helix transcriptional regulator, giving the protein MSTTTSSRLLRLLSLLQTRKDWPGSELADRLEVSARTVRRDVDRLRELGYPIQATMGTGGGYQLGAGAALPPLLLDDDEAVAVAVGLRTAAQGGVSGIEETSVRALAKLLMVLPSRLRRRVDALGTFTVPMPGRGPSVDADVLALVAGVCRDGERLRFDYERHDGTVSRRVTEPHRLVSRGRLWYLVAWDNEREDWRTFRVDRMRPLTPTGPRVPPRDPPEQGVAAYLAERMNFHMWPHRARVRLLIGAEEAAGRGIGEYGRLEPVDDTSCVLEVAGDSLRTMACYLAMLDVEMRVEEPEELRTEMAALAARLRRSAD; this is encoded by the coding sequence ATGTCGACCACCACGTCCTCACGCCTGCTGCGACTGCTGTCCCTGCTCCAGACCCGCAAGGACTGGCCCGGGAGCGAGCTCGCCGACCGCCTGGAGGTGAGCGCCCGCACCGTGCGCCGCGACGTGGACCGGCTGCGGGAGCTGGGCTACCCGATCCAGGCCACCATGGGCACCGGCGGCGGCTACCAGCTGGGCGCGGGCGCCGCCCTGCCGCCGCTGCTGCTGGACGACGACGAGGCCGTCGCCGTCGCGGTGGGCCTGCGCACCGCCGCCCAGGGCGGGGTGAGCGGTATCGAGGAGACCTCGGTGCGCGCCCTGGCCAAGCTGCTCATGGTGCTGCCCTCGCGGCTGCGCCGCCGGGTGGACGCCCTGGGCACCTTCACCGTCCCCATGCCGGGCCGGGGCCCCAGCGTGGACGCCGACGTGCTGGCCCTGGTGGCGGGCGTGTGCCGCGACGGGGAGCGGCTGCGCTTCGACTACGAGCGCCACGACGGCACCGTCTCGCGCCGCGTCACCGAGCCGCACCGCCTGGTCTCCCGGGGGCGGCTGTGGTACCTGGTGGCCTGGGACAACGAGCGCGAGGACTGGCGCACCTTCCGGGTGGACCGGATGCGCCCGCTCACCCCGACCGGGCCGCGGGTGCCCCCGCGCGACCCGCCCGAGCAGGGGGTGGCCGCCTACCTGGCCGAGCGGATGAACTTCCACATGTGGCCGCACCGGGCCCGGGTGCGGCTGCTCATCGGCGCCGAGGAGGCCGCCGGGCGCGGCATCGGCGAGTACGGCCGCCTGGAGCCGGTCGACGACACCTCCTGCGTCCTGGAGGTCGCGGGGGACTCGCTCCGGACCATGGCCTGCTACCTGGCCATGCTCGACGTGGAGATGCGGGTGGAGGAACCGGAGGAGCTGCGCACCGAGATGGCCGCCCTGGCCGCCCGCCTGCGCCGGTCCGCCGACTGA
- a CDS encoding Gfo/Idh/MocA family protein, producing the protein MTDENGVLRWGVLGTGGIAHSFMEGLRATPTARVTAVGSRTWERAQEFAAAWDVPRAHGSYAELAADPDVDVVYVATPHPWHHPHTLLCLNAGKHVLVEKPMAMNALQAAEMTGAARDNGVFLMEAMWTRFLPAHRLARELVADGAIGELRQISAEFGVNAPYDPDHRLFNADLGGGALLDLGVYPLMLASWYLGELTVVGATRRLSPDHMVDTHTTVLVRGEQGATATLSCASLTTLPDRAVLAGTRGRVELPLFWAATEVVLHREGREPETFERPFRANGYEYEAEEVARCVAAGLSQSPDMPWEESLRLAALTDKVRDMGGLVYSAPTVKAVPL; encoded by the coding sequence ATGACAGATGAGAACGGCGTACTGCGCTGGGGCGTGCTCGGCACGGGCGGGATCGCCCATTCCTTCATGGAAGGCCTGCGGGCCACCCCCACGGCGCGGGTCACCGCGGTCGGCTCGCGCACATGGGAGCGCGCCCAGGAGTTCGCCGCCGCCTGGGACGTGCCCCGCGCCCACGGCTCCTACGCGGAGCTGGCCGCCGACCCCGACGTGGACGTGGTCTACGTGGCCACCCCCCACCCCTGGCACCACCCGCACACCCTGCTGTGCCTGAACGCGGGCAAGCACGTGCTGGTGGAGAAGCCGATGGCGATGAACGCCCTCCAGGCCGCCGAGATGACCGGGGCCGCCCGCGACAACGGCGTGTTCCTCATGGAGGCGATGTGGACGCGCTTCCTGCCCGCCCACCGCCTGGCCCGCGAGCTGGTCGCCGACGGGGCGATCGGCGAACTGCGGCAGATCTCCGCCGAGTTCGGCGTCAACGCCCCCTACGACCCCGACCACCGGCTGTTCAACGCCGACCTGGGCGGCGGCGCCCTGCTCGACCTGGGCGTGTACCCCCTGATGCTGGCGTCGTGGTACCTGGGGGAGCTCACCGTGGTGGGGGCCACCCGCCGGCTGTCGCCGGACCACATGGTGGACACCCACACCACGGTGCTGGTGCGCGGGGAGCAGGGGGCGACCGCCACCCTGTCGTGCGCCTCGCTCACCACCCTGCCGGACCGGGCCGTGCTGGCCGGGACCCGCGGCAGGGTGGAGCTCCCGCTGTTCTGGGCGGCGACCGAGGTGGTCCTGCACCGCGAGGGCCGCGAGCCGGAGACCTTCGAGCGCCCCTTCCGGGCCAACGGCTACGAGTACGAGGCCGAGGAGGTCGCCCGGTGCGTCGCCGCCGGGCTGTCCCAGAGCCCGGACATGCCCTGGGAGGAGAGCCTGCGCCTGGCCGCGCTCACCGACAAGGTGCGCGACATGGGCGGGCTGGTGTACAGCGCGCCCACGGTCAAGGCCGTGCCGCTGTGA
- a CDS encoding MFS transporter, with amino-acid sequence MRDVMRYLGGATAARTGDEMSGPALLLLGVALTGEAVAGSALLAGLTGAAAVGGPLVGALLDRSRRPGRVLAWALGGYAAGFALIALALGRVPLPWAVGAAVAVGLLGPVLSGGWTAQLPRVAPARWRARADAWDAMTFGAASLLGPALAGVVSAGAGAGAAVVAAAVLIALAVPAALALPGAPAAHAAGPVLPGLWEGVRAVFAPGALRRATASSSLSIAGTGMLVVCAPLLGSRLLGGAEQGALLLSGMAVCSLAANLLLARRPGALSPDALLRVCVCVQGLGTAGAALAAGPPALLVCLALVGAAEGPQLTALFAIRHREAPDRLRARVFTTGASLKISAFAAGAALAGPLAQVSLPACLGAAAALHLAAALIPHR; translated from the coding sequence GTGCGCGACGTGATGAGGTACCTGGGCGGGGCGACGGCCGCCCGGACGGGCGACGAGATGTCGGGGCCCGCGCTGCTCCTGCTGGGGGTGGCGCTGACCGGTGAGGCCGTGGCCGGCTCGGCGCTGCTCGCCGGGCTGACCGGGGCGGCCGCGGTGGGCGGGCCGCTGGTGGGCGCGCTGCTGGACCGCTCACGGCGGCCGGGGCGCGTGTTGGCGTGGGCGCTGGGCGGGTACGCGGCCGGGTTCGCGCTCATCGCCCTGGCGCTGGGCCGGGTCCCGCTGCCGTGGGCGGTCGGCGCGGCGGTGGCGGTGGGGCTGCTCGGCCCGGTGCTCTCGGGCGGGTGGACGGCGCAGCTGCCCCGGGTGGCGCCGGCCCGGTGGCGCGCCCGGGCGGACGCCTGGGACGCGATGACCTTCGGCGCCGCCTCCCTGCTGGGTCCGGCGCTGGCGGGGGTGGTGTCCGCGGGGGCCGGGGCCGGTGCCGCGGTGGTCGCCGCGGCGGTGCTCATCGCCCTGGCGGTCCCGGCCGCGCTCGCGCTGCCCGGCGCCCCGGCGGCGCACGCCGCCGGCCCGGTCCTGCCCGGGCTGTGGGAGGGGGTGCGCGCGGTGTTCGCCCCGGGGGCGCTGCGCCGGGCCACCGCCTCCAGTTCTCTGTCCATCGCCGGGACCGGGATGCTCGTGGTGTGCGCTCCGCTGCTGGGGTCGCGCCTGCTGGGCGGGGCCGAGCAGGGGGCGCTGCTGCTGTCGGGGATGGCGGTGTGCTCGCTGGCCGCCAACCTCCTGCTCGCCCGCCGCCCCGGTGCGCTCTCCCCCGACGCGCTGCTGCGGGTGTGCGTCTGCGTCCAGGGGCTCGGCACGGCGGGCGCCGCGCTCGCGGCCGGGCCGCCGGCGCTGCTGGTGTGCCTGGCCCTGGTGGGCGCCGCCGAGGGGCCGCAGCTGACCGCCCTGTTCGCGATCCGCCACCGGGAGGCGCCCGACCGCCTGCGGGCGCGGGTGTTCACCACCGGGGCGAGCCTGAAGATCTCGGCGTTCGCCGCCGGCGCCGCCCTGGCCGGGCCGCTGGCCCAGGTCTCGCTCCCGGCGTGCCTGGGCGCGGCGGCGGCGCTGCACCTGGCCGCCGCCCTGATCCCCCACCGGTAG
- a CDS encoding GNAT family N-acetyltransferase: MLTRDRALRPTPALDPPPTVRDLCPGYRIARWDSPASLSADRRERLHMILRGLAARAFGADHSAYWHARIEGGFFDRVTSLALILDHGGVPVGWGGYHRLRLDGRPALYLDATGVVPAHRRTGLTSALMTHFLTREIRTRPLRGMDVVMRTRHPAVYAGWLHGLGPHRVFPNTRRALPARVRRVAAEAADWLGDGPGLDPDTLVVRDAYRVFEGDVYGVRPRSGHSDIDDLFARTVGPKDALMVVAHLDAAALARCALARAARSRVRRMPALGGRPRRGGAAPVHPDTADLLTAARP, encoded by the coding sequence GTGCTCACCCGGGACCGTGCCCTCCGACCGACGCCCGCCCTCGACCCGCCGCCGACCGTCCGCGACCTGTGCCCCGGCTACCGGATCGCCCGCTGGGACTCCCCCGCGTCCCTGTCGGCGGACCGGCGGGAACGCCTCCACATGATCCTGCGCGGCCTGGCCGCCCGCGCCTTCGGCGCCGACCACTCCGCCTACTGGCACGCCCGCATCGAGGGCGGGTTCTTCGACCGCGTCACCTCCCTGGCCCTGATCCTGGACCACGGCGGCGTCCCCGTGGGCTGGGGCGGCTACCACCGGCTGCGGCTGGACGGGCGCCCGGCCCTGTACCTGGACGCCACCGGCGTGGTGCCCGCCCACCGCCGCACCGGGCTCACCTCGGCGCTGATGACCCACTTCCTCACCCGGGAGATCCGCACCCGGCCGCTGCGCGGCATGGACGTGGTCATGCGCACCCGCCACCCCGCCGTCTACGCCGGGTGGCTGCACGGCCTGGGCCCGCACCGGGTCTTCCCCAACACGCGCCGGGCCCTCCCCGCACGGGTCCGGCGCGTGGCGGCCGAGGCCGCGGACTGGCTCGGCGACGGCCCCGGCCTGGACCCCGACACCCTGGTGGTGCGCGACGCCTACCGGGTGTTCGAGGGCGACGTCTACGGGGTGCGGCCGCGCAGCGGGCACAGCGACATCGACGACCTCTTCGCCCGCACCGTCGGCCCCAAGGACGCCCTCATGGTGGTGGCGCACCTGGACGCGGCGGCGCTGGCGCGCTGCGCCCTGGCCCGCGCCGCCCGCTCCCGGGTGCGGCGCATGCCGGCCCTGGGCGGGCGGCCCCGGCGCGGCGGGGCCGCGCCGGTCCACCCCGACACCGCGGACCTGCTCACAGCGGCACGGCCTTGA